A genomic region of Micromonospora sp. NBC_01796 contains the following coding sequences:
- a CDS encoding serine hydrolase: MNQNRPRVARHRRTAAIAATVALLCGRLAVVAVTTLMVIVGMPAPAHSGRPDTGPADGRDPWSADHADPLPPRAELAWLATENAIFAVDAAERIVRYRGCDGDTGRVLDQGMVVTDGVATGRVTVNGITYVYRVPLRGRAEGAVEIHRPDLEPVVLTGEVVTNPQPPVDRRRGAELLPLTEQLREIVAASPNPTGVAVRDLSGRYGDQQIEVNGTFRPKAASVIKLWILAELLREVDCGWESLSDGVLVRPEDVVGGSGELQHETFPQVVTLYRLARYMIIYSDNTAANVLINHLNGFVRVNALIDTMLLKQTALNRRMLDTAAAARGEENYLTADDVVSLLGAVWDGNILSPASRALMISFMLEQTINTKIPAALPPGVPVAHKTGELPDASHDVGYLLIPHSEVAVAFVTSGPEATGAETVRQLARAVYDYLVPVDAAVTGFGPAPDGGK, from the coding sequence GTGAACCAGAACCGACCGCGGGTCGCCCGGCACCGGCGAACTGCCGCCATCGCCGCCACCGTCGCCCTGCTCTGCGGTCGGCTGGCCGTGGTGGCGGTGACCACCCTGATGGTGATCGTCGGGATGCCGGCACCCGCGCACTCCGGCCGTCCCGACACCGGGCCCGCCGATGGTCGTGACCCCTGGTCCGCCGACCACGCCGACCCGTTGCCGCCGCGAGCCGAGCTGGCCTGGCTCGCCACCGAGAACGCCATCTTCGCGGTCGACGCGGCCGAACGCATCGTCCGGTACCGGGGCTGCGACGGCGACACCGGCCGGGTGTTGGACCAGGGGATGGTGGTGACCGACGGGGTCGCCACCGGACGGGTGACGGTCAACGGCATCACGTACGTCTACCGGGTGCCGTTGCGTGGCCGGGCCGAGGGAGCCGTCGAGATCCACCGCCCCGACCTGGAACCCGTGGTGCTGACCGGGGAGGTGGTGACCAACCCGCAGCCGCCCGTCGACCGGCGACGCGGTGCGGAGCTGTTGCCGCTCACCGAGCAACTGCGGGAGATCGTCGCCGCCTCGCCCAACCCGACCGGTGTGGCCGTACGCGACCTGTCCGGCCGGTACGGCGACCAGCAGATCGAGGTGAACGGGACCTTCCGCCCGAAGGCGGCGAGTGTCATCAAGCTGTGGATCCTCGCGGAACTGCTGCGTGAGGTCGACTGCGGGTGGGAGTCGTTGTCCGACGGTGTGCTGGTCCGGCCCGAGGACGTGGTCGGCGGCTCCGGTGAGTTGCAGCACGAGACGTTCCCGCAGGTGGTGACGCTGTACCGGCTCGCCCGGTACATGATCATCTACAGCGACAACACGGCGGCGAACGTACTGATCAATCACCTCAACGGGTTCGTCCGGGTGAACGCGCTGATCGACACGATGCTGCTGAAGCAGACCGCCCTCAACCGCCGGATGCTCGACACCGCGGCAGCCGCGCGCGGCGAGGAGAACTACCTCACCGCCGACGACGTCGTGTCCCTGCTCGGCGCGGTCTGGGACGGGAACATCCTCTCGCCCGCGTCCCGGGCGCTGATGATCTCGTTCATGCTGGAGCAGACCATCAACACGAAGATCCCGGCCGCACTGCCGCCGGGCGTACCGGTCGCGCACAAGACCGGCGAGCTGCCGGACGCCTCGCACGACGTCGGTTACCTGCTCATCCCGCACTCCGAGGTGGCGGTCGCCTTCGTCACCTCCGGCCCGGAGGCCACCGGCGCCGAGACCGTACGCCAGCTCGCCCGAGCCGTGTACGACTACCTCGTGCCCGTGGACGCCGCCGTCACCGGCTTCGGCCCCGCCCCGGACGGCGGGAAGTAG
- a CDS encoding AAA family ATPase: protein MSVPTPGVIVITGVMAAGKSTVAQLLAERLPLAAHVRGDVFRRMVVTNREELTPEQTTEATAQLWLRYRLAASVADAYAEAGFAAVVQDVVLGPELTEYVDLLTARPRHLVVLAPRPEVVQTRENTRGKRGYGDWTVEVLDRSLRRDTPRIGLWLDNSDQTPDETVDEILAKLSDARLPD, encoded by the coding sequence GTGTCCGTCCCGACCCCTGGCGTCATCGTCATCACCGGCGTGATGGCAGCCGGCAAGTCGACCGTGGCGCAACTCCTCGCGGAACGGCTTCCCCTCGCGGCCCACGTCCGGGGTGACGTGTTCCGAAGAATGGTGGTCACGAACCGGGAGGAGCTGACTCCGGAACAGACCACCGAGGCGACCGCCCAGCTCTGGTTGCGCTACCGCCTCGCCGCGAGCGTCGCGGACGCGTACGCCGAGGCGGGCTTCGCCGCCGTGGTGCAGGACGTCGTCCTCGGCCCCGAACTGACCGAGTACGTCGACCTCCTGACCGCCCGACCCCGGCACCTGGTTGTCCTCGCGCCGAGGCCGGAGGTGGTGCAGACCCGCGAGAACACCCGTGGCAAGCGCGGGTACGGCGACTGGACGGTCGAGGTGTTGGACCGGTCGCTGCGTCGGGACACCCCGAGGATCGGACTGTGGCTGGACAACTCCGACCAGACACCGGACGAGACCGTGGACGAGATCCTCGCCAAGCTCTCCGACGCCCGCCTGCCGGACTAG
- a CDS encoding response regulator transcription factor has protein sequence MSDRVRVLIVDDHPVVRRGLRTMLEDEPWVEGVVEAASCAEALVAAVTEGVGVVAMDVALPDGDGVDATARIIQSRPDVHVLMLTMADDEDVVNRALRAGARGYVLKDTDPDTILHALRTVAGGGLVLGPRIGPQVLTTLRRQPVELPAPFDQLTPRERDILRYLAAGEGNARIARRFGLSEKTIRNQVSAVLAKLGVADRVQAALLARDVGLTG, from the coding sequence ATGTCCGATCGGGTACGCGTGTTGATCGTGGACGACCATCCGGTGGTACGCCGTGGGCTGCGCACCATGCTCGAGGACGAGCCCTGGGTCGAGGGTGTGGTGGAGGCGGCCTCGTGCGCCGAGGCGCTGGTCGCCGCGGTGACCGAAGGGGTCGGGGTGGTCGCGATGGACGTCGCGCTGCCCGACGGTGACGGGGTGGACGCCACCGCCCGGATCATCCAGAGTCGACCCGACGTGCACGTCCTGATGCTCACCATGGCCGACGACGAGGACGTGGTGAACCGCGCGTTGCGGGCCGGCGCCCGTGGTTACGTCCTGAAGGACACCGATCCGGACACCATCCTGCACGCGCTGCGTACGGTCGCCGGCGGTGGTCTGGTGCTCGGCCCCCGGATCGGGCCGCAGGTGCTGACCACCCTGCGCCGCCAGCCGGTCGAGCTGCCCGCGCCGTTCGACCAGCTCACCCCGCGCGAGCGGGACATCCTGCGGTACCTGGCGGCCGGTGAGGGCAACGCCCGGATCGCCCGCCGGTTCGGGCTGAGCGAGAAGACGATCCGCAACCAGGTCTCGGCGGTGCTGGCCAAGCTCGGGGTCGCCGACCGCGTCCAGGCGGCCCTGCTCGCCCGCGACGTCGGCCTCACCGGATAG
- a CDS encoding right-handed parallel beta-helix repeat-containing protein has translation MSGRRRGTGVSVPEDLVCNARDHGLVGDGVTNDQPALQALVDRLGTAYAADGLARTIHCPPGVYSIRDTGTVWRSGISLVGDGIGATKFVLSNEGNRVDPVPLAYFTAVQHGASRENHIADCTFASFEIDGSGVQLARYDYLAKGLGLQYVMRGRFRDLFIHDTAATGLGCDFLQDTVVQGVVALRCGRLDTGQQMGGAGIGIGIGGWGASERLTVSTCTAVGNGTNGIFLELQQKMWPPPRGIRITACHAEDNRFGISDWGADGLVVNGCTMIGNHEAGFDVSAQGTCGIAGRGGIVADCIIDANILDGLSIGNTPGRYIVRGNRISRNGRYGYREHNLAEDSIPAHEVVIDGNEIWENGLDGVRVDAGLLDGAIVNNRIRDNGRREAGAAGGSGDRVSYTRTAVRDDGATWFPDGHRGKMVTVGNWTAMVATNTATELVLAPVRPGATTAWAGGTPPAGATYRLPDTPPNRAGITLAAATSDLTLRNNRVWDTQRYKSQTHGLWVTGEGTRGSADFQDNDFAGNAVAPTRVDTPQYA, from the coding sequence ATCTCCGGGCGACGGAGGGGGACGGGCGTGTCGGTGCCTGAGGATCTGGTCTGCAACGCCCGTGATCATGGCTTGGTGGGGGACGGGGTCACCAACGACCAGCCGGCGTTACAGGCGCTGGTCGACCGGCTCGGTACGGCGTACGCGGCCGACGGGCTGGCCCGGACGATCCACTGCCCGCCGGGCGTCTACTCGATCCGGGACACCGGCACCGTGTGGCGCAGCGGGATCTCCCTGGTCGGTGACGGGATCGGCGCCACCAAGTTCGTACTCAGCAACGAGGGGAACCGGGTCGACCCGGTGCCGCTGGCCTACTTCACCGCCGTACAGCACGGGGCGAGCCGGGAGAACCACATCGCCGACTGCACGTTCGCCAGCTTCGAGATCGACGGCTCCGGTGTGCAGTTGGCCCGCTACGACTACCTGGCCAAGGGCCTCGGCCTCCAGTACGTGATGCGCGGCCGGTTCCGCGACCTCTTCATCCACGACACCGCCGCCACCGGTCTCGGCTGCGACTTCCTCCAGGACACGGTGGTGCAGGGTGTGGTCGCACTGCGCTGTGGTCGGCTCGACACCGGGCAGCAGATGGGCGGCGCCGGCATCGGCATCGGGATCGGCGGGTGGGGGGCGAGCGAACGACTCACCGTCTCCACCTGCACCGCCGTCGGCAACGGAACCAACGGCATCTTCCTCGAACTTCAGCAGAAGATGTGGCCGCCCCCGCGCGGCATCCGGATCACCGCCTGCCACGCCGAGGACAACCGGTTCGGCATCTCCGACTGGGGCGCGGACGGCCTGGTGGTCAACGGGTGCACCATGATCGGTAACCACGAGGCCGGGTTCGACGTCTCGGCCCAGGGCACCTGCGGGATCGCCGGTCGGGGCGGGATCGTCGCGGACTGCATTATCGACGCGAACATCCTGGACGGGCTGAGCATCGGCAACACCCCCGGCCGCTACATCGTGCGCGGCAACCGGATCAGCCGCAACGGCCGCTACGGCTACCGGGAGCACAACCTGGCCGAGGACTCCATCCCGGCTCACGAGGTCGTGATCGACGGCAACGAGATCTGGGAGAACGGCCTGGACGGCGTACGGGTCGACGCCGGTCTGCTCGACGGGGCGATCGTGAACAACCGCATCCGGGACAACGGCCGGCGGGAGGCCGGTGCCGCCGGCGGCTCGGGGGACCGGGTCAGCTACACGCGTACGGCCGTGCGGGACGACGGCGCGACCTGGTTCCCGGACGGGCACCGGGGCAAAATGGTGACGGTAGGTAACTGGACCGCGATGGTCGCCACCAACACCGCCACCGAACTCGTGCTCGCACCGGTCCGGCCCGGTGCCACCACGGCCTGGGCCGGGGGTACGCCACCAGCCGGCGCCACCTACCGGCTGCCCGACACACCCCCGAACCGGGCCGGGATCACCCTGGCTGCCGCCACCTCGGACCTCACCCTGCGCAACAACCGGGTCTGGGACACCCAGCGGTACAAGTCGCAGACCCACGGCCTCTGGGTCACCGGTGAAGGCACCCGAGGCTCGGCCGACTTCCAGGACAACGACTTCGCCGGCAACGCCGTCGCACCCACCCGGGTCGACACCCCGCAGTACGCCTGA
- a CDS encoding ATP-binding protein, which translates to MSTAAPMINRRRVLAAAAVVIAVLVVVGQWFQPAPGGPTAMTAVIAASFTALGGLVLAGVPGHPVGRLMFAAGLTAAVAVLALSWLAWLPLAWLVQWLWWPPYGLIFLALLYFPDGRLPGPRWRVVAAAIVASTALTTGALAVAALDDPRNLLFSGEPAATERAQLLVRIALLSIGVGLLGLVAVLVSLVQRWRRSVGEVRQQLACLLAAGVLFLLGLLLDGINLAGAWVLMVIAIPAAMTLAVLRYRLYGLEQVINRTLVWLVMSLLVIAGFVAIVTLLRDILLRGSTSNASLVATGLIAVTFEPLRHRVQRGVNRLLYGDRDDPYAVLARLGDLLERTVQPDAVLPLLTGTIARSLQVPYVAVEVDGADGPRLHAEHGRATTSVERFDMLTHGERVGSLIVAHRRSGSRFTPVERRLLSDVALHASVATATARLIRDLQESRERLVMAREEERRRLRRDLHDGLGPTFAGMSMQVRAARKMADGQDRLGRVLDGLADDLRTCTQEVRQLVDQLRPAALDRGLESALRVECERFDGPQLSVRLSVEHDLRGLSAAVEVAAYRVVSEALANVARHAGASACEVTVRRDHQLVVEVVDDGIGFAGPRPGGVGVESMRERAAELGGDCEISEVSPHGTRVRVRLPCAEFAPDATGTVAVQQVGPGDPVGPGGAVGPEPAARSLGE; encoded by the coding sequence ATGTCGACCGCAGCACCAATGATCAACCGCCGACGGGTGCTCGCCGCCGCGGCGGTGGTGATCGCCGTACTCGTGGTGGTGGGGCAGTGGTTCCAGCCGGCACCGGGTGGGCCGACCGCGATGACCGCGGTGATCGCCGCGTCGTTCACCGCGCTGGGCGGCCTGGTGCTGGCCGGCGTGCCCGGCCACCCGGTCGGGCGGTTGATGTTCGCGGCCGGACTCACCGCCGCCGTCGCGGTCCTGGCACTGAGCTGGCTCGCCTGGTTGCCGCTGGCCTGGCTGGTCCAGTGGCTGTGGTGGCCGCCGTACGGCCTGATCTTCCTGGCGCTGCTGTACTTCCCGGACGGAAGGCTGCCCGGCCCGCGTTGGCGGGTGGTCGCGGCGGCGATCGTGGCGTCGACCGCGCTCACCACCGGGGCGCTCGCCGTGGCCGCCCTCGACGATCCCCGCAACCTGCTCTTCTCCGGTGAGCCGGCCGCGACCGAACGGGCCCAACTGCTCGTACGGATCGCGTTGCTGTCGATCGGGGTCGGCCTGCTCGGGCTGGTGGCGGTGCTGGTGTCGCTCGTACAACGGTGGCGCCGGTCGGTCGGGGAGGTTCGCCAGCAACTGGCCTGCCTGCTCGCCGCCGGAGTCCTCTTCCTGCTCGGGCTGCTGCTCGACGGGATCAACCTGGCCGGGGCCTGGGTCCTGATGGTGATCGCCATCCCGGCCGCGATGACCCTCGCCGTGCTGCGCTACCGCCTGTACGGGCTCGAGCAGGTGATCAACCGGACCCTGGTGTGGCTGGTGATGAGCCTGCTGGTGATCGCGGGCTTCGTGGCCATCGTCACCCTGCTGCGCGACATCCTGCTGCGCGGCAGCACCTCCAACGCCTCGCTCGTCGCGACCGGCCTGATCGCGGTGACCTTCGAACCGTTGCGGCACCGGGTGCAGCGCGGGGTGAACCGGCTGCTCTACGGCGACCGGGACGACCCGTACGCGGTGCTCGCCCGGCTGGGTGACCTGCTGGAGCGGACCGTCCAGCCGGATGCGGTCCTGCCGCTGCTGACCGGCACCATCGCGCGCTCGTTGCAGGTGCCGTACGTCGCGGTCGAGGTCGACGGTGCGGACGGGCCGAGACTGCACGCCGAACACGGCCGGGCGACCACGTCGGTGGAGAGGTTCGACATGCTCACCCACGGCGAGCGGGTGGGGAGCCTGATCGTGGCCCACCGCCGCTCCGGCAGCCGGTTCACCCCGGTCGAGCGCCGGCTGCTCAGCGACGTGGCGCTGCACGCCTCGGTCGCCACGGCCACCGCCCGGCTCATCCGTGACCTCCAGGAGTCCCGGGAACGCCTGGTTATGGCTCGCGAGGAGGAACGGCGGCGACTGCGCCGGGACCTGCACGACGGGCTCGGCCCGACCTTCGCCGGGATGTCGATGCAGGTACGGGCGGCCCGGAAGATGGCCGACGGGCAGGACCGGCTCGGCCGGGTCCTCGACGGGCTCGCTGACGACCTGCGCACCTGCACCCAGGAGGTGCGGCAACTGGTCGACCAGTTGCGGCCGGCGGCGCTGGACCGGGGGCTGGAGTCGGCGCTCCGGGTCGAGTGCGAGCGTTTCGACGGTCCACAGTTGTCGGTACGGCTGAGCGTGGAACACGACCTGCGCGGACTCTCCGCAGCGGTCGAGGTGGCGGCGTACCGGGTGGTGTCGGAGGCGCTGGCGAACGTGGCCCGGCACGCCGGTGCGAGCGCCTGCGAGGTGACCGTACGCCGGGACCACCAGCTCGTCGTCGAGGTGGTCGACGACGGGATCGGGTTCGCCGGTCCCCGGCCCGGTGGAGTCGGTGTGGAGTCGATGCGGGAACGCGCCGCCGAACTGGGTGGGGACTGCGAGATCTCCGAGGTGTCGCCGCACGGGACGCGGGTCCGGGTCCGGCTGCCCTGTGCCGAGTTCGCGCCCGACGCGACCGGTACGGTTGCCGTACAACAGGTTGGTCCCGGTGACCCGGTCGGGCCCGGCGGTGCCGTCGGGCCGGAACCGGCCGCCCGGTCGCTGGGTGAGTGA
- a CDS encoding ThuA domain-containing protein — translation MTRPLRRWLAAMAGATIVLPGLVAVPASAAPDRGAAEERLVTEENGPAALRSEARAPEDYRVLVFTKTAGTRRPSITDGVRTIQSLAAANGFSVTVTQDGGAFTTENLADYRAVVFLNTTGNVLNPGQEAAFESYVKSGGGYVGVHAAAETEPDWAFYQNLVGAKASGVASTEAGVVEVADRVHPATEATPQTLTLTEEWYNFTTNVRGSSHVLATAQEKSFAGGTMGFDHPVSWCKDYQGGRSFYTGLGHSIETYRVGGFKKHLLGGIQWAAGVVEGDCGATVLGNYEKVTLNDEPGEPMSLSVLPDGRVLHNTRGGEIRLYDPATGASPVITTVPVYQHDEDGLQTISIAPDFATSKWVYIYYSPPLNTPLDNPATPGVNEGDAPATSTDPTVWNAFKGYNQLSRVKFVDGPTPRLDMATEQQIMRVDTDRGICCHVAGKVKFDGKGLVYLITGDDTNASGSDGFNPINESPTQGPGYDAQRSAGNTNDLRGKVLRIKVKENGTYSIPAGNLFPENTDYDNKTRPEIFLMGLRNPFRFDVDSNGFVYVGDYSPDSRTPSATRGPEGTGRWFATNKAANYGWPYCYSPSLPYIDYDFVTRTSGEPFNCGAPVNNSPRNTGRTVLPAVAQPQFWYTYEARTTCAGAYLQTPPATCDFQWPVIGTGGVGPHGGPIYKYDSESTSETKFPEYYNNSVVFGEFTRDKLFMMRTNGSGQLTGVEAFLPGVIFDNPMEMEFGPDGNLYVLEYGDGFFRANPDAQLSMIRYVKGTRSPVAALSANPTSGQAPLPVQFSSAGSSDPDPGESISFAWDFDSNGTVDSADPNPTYTYTANGVYNAKLTVTDSSGKTAVLTREIVVGNTAPTVTVTVPAGGTFFNWGDTVPFTVAVTDPEDGTIDCSRVTVSFVLGHDTHGHGETETSGCTGTLPTPADGADHAGGYLYGGISATYTDLGANGQPALTTVGQAIIQVRRQQAEHAQVQQGVTIAASTDTGGGSQVGGIDAGDHIAFEPINFDGVNTVTLRYSGGSATTVGTPRANVELRVGSPTGAVVATAVLNATSGNGAYASQAIPVTYPAGPQRLYLVFTPVTGGPTTALVNLNWVEFGSTTP, via the coding sequence ACAAGACCCCTGCGCCGGTGGCTTGCCGCCATGGCCGGCGCCACCATCGTGCTTCCCGGCCTGGTGGCCGTACCGGCCTCGGCCGCGCCCGATCGGGGCGCCGCCGAGGAACGCCTGGTCACCGAGGAGAACGGACCGGCGGCGCTGCGCTCCGAGGCCCGCGCCCCGGAGGACTACCGGGTGCTCGTCTTCACCAAGACCGCCGGTACGCGCCGACCGTCCATCACCGACGGCGTCCGTACGATCCAGTCGCTGGCCGCGGCGAACGGGTTCTCGGTCACGGTCACCCAGGACGGTGGCGCGTTCACCACGGAGAACCTGGCCGACTACCGTGCCGTGGTCTTCCTCAACACCACCGGCAACGTCCTCAACCCCGGCCAGGAGGCCGCGTTCGAGTCGTACGTCAAGTCCGGTGGCGGTTACGTCGGCGTGCACGCGGCCGCCGAGACCGAGCCGGACTGGGCGTTCTACCAGAACCTGGTCGGCGCCAAGGCGTCCGGCGTGGCCAGCACCGAGGCGGGTGTCGTCGAGGTCGCCGACCGGGTGCACCCGGCCACCGAGGCGACGCCGCAGACGTTGACCCTCACCGAGGAGTGGTACAACTTCACCACCAACGTGCGGGGCTCGTCGCACGTGCTCGCCACCGCGCAGGAGAAGAGCTTCGCGGGCGGCACGATGGGCTTCGACCACCCGGTGAGCTGGTGCAAGGACTACCAGGGCGGGCGTTCCTTCTACACCGGGCTCGGCCACTCGATCGAGACCTACCGGGTCGGTGGCTTCAAGAAGCACCTGCTCGGCGGCATCCAGTGGGCGGCCGGCGTGGTCGAGGGCGACTGCGGGGCGACCGTACTCGGCAACTACGAGAAGGTCACCCTCAACGACGAGCCGGGCGAGCCGATGTCCCTGTCGGTCCTGCCCGACGGCCGGGTGCTGCACAACACCCGTGGCGGCGAGATCCGGCTGTACGACCCGGCGACGGGTGCCAGCCCGGTCATCACCACCGTCCCGGTGTACCAGCACGACGAGGACGGGTTGCAGACGATCTCGATCGCGCCCGACTTCGCCACCAGCAAGTGGGTCTACATCTACTACTCGCCGCCGCTGAACACCCCGCTGGACAACCCGGCGACCCCGGGTGTCAACGAGGGCGACGCCCCGGCGACGAGCACGGACCCGACGGTCTGGAACGCGTTCAAGGGGTACAACCAGCTCTCCCGGGTGAAGTTCGTCGACGGACCGACCCCACGGCTGGACATGGCGACCGAACAGCAGATCATGCGGGTCGACACCGACCGGGGCATCTGCTGCCACGTCGCCGGCAAGGTGAAGTTCGACGGCAAGGGTCTCGTCTACCTGATCACCGGCGACGACACCAACGCCAGCGGCTCGGACGGCTTCAACCCGATCAACGAGTCCCCCACCCAGGGACCGGGCTACGACGCCCAGCGCTCGGCCGGTAACACCAACGACCTGCGCGGCAAGGTGCTGCGGATCAAGGTCAAGGAAAACGGTACGTACAGCATCCCGGCCGGGAACCTGTTCCCGGAGAACACCGACTACGACAACAAGACCCGTCCGGAGATCTTCCTGATGGGCCTGCGGAACCCGTTCCGGTTCGACGTGGACAGCAACGGCTTCGTGTACGTCGGTGACTACTCGCCGGACTCGCGTACCCCGAGTGCGACCCGTGGTCCGGAGGGCACCGGCCGGTGGTTCGCCACCAACAAGGCGGCCAACTACGGGTGGCCGTACTGCTACTCGCCGAGCCTGCCGTACATCGACTACGACTTCGTCACCCGTACCTCCGGTGAGCCGTTCAACTGCGGCGCCCCGGTGAACAACTCGCCCCGCAACACCGGCCGTACGGTCCTGCCGGCGGTGGCGCAGCCCCAGTTCTGGTACACCTACGAGGCCCGGACCACCTGCGCCGGGGCGTACCTGCAGACCCCGCCCGCGACCTGCGACTTCCAGTGGCCGGTCATCGGCACCGGTGGCGTCGGCCCGCACGGCGGACCGATCTACAAGTACGACTCGGAGAGCACCTCGGAGACCAAGTTCCCCGAGTACTACAACAACAGCGTGGTGTTCGGGGAGTTCACCCGGGACAAGCTGTTCATGATGCGCACCAACGGCAGCGGCCAGCTGACCGGGGTGGAGGCGTTCCTGCCCGGCGTCATCTTCGACAACCCGATGGAGATGGAGTTCGGGCCGGACGGCAACCTCTACGTGCTGGAGTACGGCGACGGCTTCTTCCGGGCCAACCCGGACGCCCAACTCTCCATGATCCGGTACGTGAAGGGCACCCGTTCCCCGGTCGCCGCGCTGTCGGCGAACCCGACCTCCGGCCAGGCCCCGCTGCCGGTGCAGTTCTCCAGCGCCGGTTCGTCCGACCCGGACCCGGGTGAGTCGATCTCCTTCGCCTGGGACTTCGACAGCAACGGCACGGTCGACTCGGCCGACCCGAACCCGACGTACACGTACACCGCCAACGGGGTGTACAACGCCAAGCTGACGGTGACCGACTCCAGCGGCAAGACGGCGGTGCTGACCAGGGAAATCGTGGTCGGCAACACCGCGCCGACGGTCACGGTGACGGTGCCGGCAGGCGGTACGTTCTTCAACTGGGGTGACACGGTGCCGTTCACGGTCGCCGTCACCGACCCCGAGGACGGGACGATCGACTGCAGCCGGGTCACGGTCTCGTTCGTACTCGGTCACGACACCCACGGCCACGGCGAGACCGAGACCAGTGGGTGCACCGGCACCCTGCCCACCCCCGCCGACGGTGCCGACCACGCCGGTGGTTACCTCTACGGCGGGATCAGCGCCACGTACACCGACCTCGGCGCCAACGGCCAGCCGGCGCTGACCACGGTCGGTCAGGCGATCATCCAGGTACGGCGGCAGCAGGCCGAGCACGCCCAGGTCCAGCAGGGCGTGACGATCGCCGCCAGCACCGACACCGGTGGTGGTTCACAGGTCGGCGGGATCGATGCCGGCGACCACATCGCGTTCGAGCCGATCAACTTCGACGGCGTGAACACGGTGACCCTGCGCTACTCGGGTGGATCCGCCACCACGGTCGGCACCCCGCGTGCCAACGTGGAACTCCGGGTCGGTTCGCCGACCGGGGCGGTTGTCGCCACCGCCGTACTCAACGCCACCAGCGGCAACGGTGCCTACGCGAGTCAGGCCATTCCGGTGACCTACCCCGCCGGCCCCCAGCGCCTCTACCTGGTGTTCACCCCGGTAACCGGTGGCCCGACCACGGCCCTGGTCAACCTCAACTGGGTCGAGTTCGGAAGCACCACCCCGTAA
- the wecB gene encoding non-hydrolyzing UDP-N-acetylglucosamine 2-epimerase translates to MRADDSATYEVVVLLGTRSEAVKAAPLVRRLRLDTRVTVTVVDTGQHPGRVAEALAPFDLAVQVTLEPVRRTGSLAELAAALLTATDGVLAIRRPAAVVVQGDTLSALVAGMVAFWQRIPVVHLQAGLRTHDLDRPFPEEANRSMLSRIAALNLAPTPTARQHLLDEGVPDDRIVVTGSTVVDALHHLLDHQLAQPPDWIDPTRRVVVVTLHRRENRGGGVFGVCSGLRFLARRFPDVQLVMVTHPNPTLGAAMTAQLGHTPGIRLTPPLVYPEMIGLLSVADLVITDSGGLQEEAGTLGVPVLVARDTTERPEIIDSGHGTLVGTDPERLVAAATQELNVRSTAQRALPFGDGRASVLAVSAITDLLGLPPLPAEPTRTIAPAFHPGHLRPTPQTPAALR, encoded by the coding sequence GTGCGGGCTGACGACTCGGCCACGTACGAGGTCGTCGTGCTGCTCGGCACCAGGTCGGAGGCGGTGAAGGCCGCCCCACTGGTACGCCGGTTGCGGCTGGACACCCGCGTCACGGTCACGGTGGTCGACACCGGGCAGCACCCCGGACGGGTGGCGGAGGCGCTGGCGCCGTTCGACCTCGCCGTCCAGGTCACCCTGGAACCCGTACGCCGGACCGGGTCGCTCGCCGAACTCGCCGCCGCGCTGCTCACCGCGACCGACGGGGTGCTCGCGATACGCCGCCCCGCCGCGGTCGTGGTCCAGGGGGACACCCTCAGCGCACTGGTCGCCGGGATGGTCGCCTTCTGGCAGCGCATCCCCGTGGTGCACCTCCAGGCCGGTCTGCGTACCCACGACCTGGACCGGCCCTTCCCGGAGGAGGCGAACCGGTCGATGCTGTCCCGGATCGCGGCCCTCAACCTGGCACCCACCCCGACCGCCCGCCAGCACCTGCTCGACGAGGGAGTCCCGGACGACCGGATCGTGGTCACCGGGAGCACCGTGGTCGACGCGCTGCACCACCTGCTCGACCACCAACTCGCCCAGCCGCCCGACTGGATCGACCCGACCCGCCGGGTGGTCGTCGTGACGCTGCACCGGCGGGAGAACCGGGGCGGTGGCGTCTTCGGCGTCTGCTCCGGGCTGCGTTTCCTCGCCCGCCGCTTCCCGGACGTCCAACTGGTCATGGTGACCCATCCGAACCCGACGCTCGGCGCGGCGATGACCGCGCAACTCGGGCACACCCCCGGCATCCGGCTGACGCCGCCGCTGGTCTACCCCGAGATGATCGGCCTGCTGAGCGTCGCCGACCTGGTCATCACCGACTCGGGCGGGTTGCAGGAGGAGGCCGGCACGCTCGGCGTACCGGTCCTGGTCGCCCGGGACACCACGGAACGCCCCGAGATCATCGACTCCGGCCACGGCACCCTGGTCGGCACCGACCCGGAACGGCTCGTCGCCGCCGCCACGCAGGAACTGAACGTACGCTCCACCGCTCAGCGGGCTCTTCCGTTCGGCGACGGCCGGGCCAGCGTCCTGGCGGTCTCCGCGATCACCGACCTGCTCGGCCTGCCGCCGCTACCCGCCGAGCCGACCCGCACCATTGCCCCCGCCTTCCACCCCGGCCACCTTCGCCCCACCCCCCAAACCCCCGCCGCCCTCCGCTGA